In Cryptomeria japonica chromosome 10, Sugi_1.0, whole genome shotgun sequence, a genomic segment contains:
- the LOC131042813 gene encoding methylesterase 17, with protein MKEMDCEKELGDSAPGHNKGHFVLVHGALHGAWCWYKIVDLLEKDGHMVTAIDLTSAGRHPATADSVKSFEEYNQPLMDFLAHQEKSIEQGARIVLVGHSMGGVSLSYASEAFPHLIAVAVYVCALMFRGGESLDKEREYMLPDKEIIEKLEFNKPNGSILPTSFTMPKNLMKNYFYSETESVDATLSSLLIRPFPAMGIYNMDLKTTEERYGLVPRVYIKTSRDKLFPPARQEEIIARSPPEVIHVLESDHSPFFCMAEKLHQLFVQIAIEYVK; from the exons ATGAAGGAAATGGATTGTGAAAAGGAGTTGGGAGACTCAGCCCCTGGCCACAATAAAGGACACTTTGTGCTGGTGCACGGAGCACTGCATGGAGCATGGTGCTGGTACAAGATTGTGGACCTCCTGGAAAAGGATGGTCACATGGTGACAGCCATAGATCTGACAAGTGCAGGGAGACACCCTGCTACAGCTGATTCTGTCAAATCCTTTGAGGAATACAATCAGCCTCTCATGGACTTTCTAGCTCATCAAGAAAAG AGTATTGAACAGGGAGCTAGGATAGTGTTGGTGGGGCATAGCATGGGAGGAGTGAGCTTATCATATGCTTCAGAAGCCTTTCCCCATCTCATTGCAGTTGCAGTCTATGTCTGTGCCCTCATGTTTCGTGGAGGAGAATCCCTGGACAAAGAAAGAGAATAT ATGTTACCAGACAAAGAGATCATTGAGAAGTTAGAATTCAACAAACCCAATGGCTCCATTCTTCCAACCTCTTTTACAATGCCCAAGAACTTAATGAAGAATTACTTTTACAGTGAAACAGAATCTGTG GATGCCACTTTAAGTTCTCTGTTAATTCGCCCATTCCCAGCCATGGGAATTTATAACATGGATCTGAAAACTACAGAGGAACGCTATGGGCTTGTTCCAAGAGTCTATATTAAAACAAGCAGAGATAAATTATTTCCTCCTGCCAGGCAAGAAGAGATCATTGCCAGATCACCCCCGGAAGTTATACATGTGTTGGAATCAGATCACAGTCCCTTTTTTTGTATGGCAGAAAAACTGCATCAACTGTTTGTGCAGATCGCCATAGAATATGTGAAATAA